One Arthrobacter sp. Soc17.1.1.1 DNA segment encodes these proteins:
- a CDS encoding carbohydrate ABC transporter permease has protein sequence MILGLGVSLLIFWSLNWLVERTNNRWKTRLLPYVFLAPVFVLVSIFLLYPALRTVVQSFTQTSQRRGEGDTFVGLQNYSELVTDPGFLGVLLNNLLWVLVVPAVSVIIGLTVAILTDKLGKRRETAFKSMIFLPMAISGVAAAVTWRFIYFYAPPGNPQIYLLNALWTGVTGQDPVPWLTLDSGRLNSFLIMCIAIWLQVGFAMVLLSAAIKAVPEETIEAARLDGASERRAFFLVIVPQIRGTILAVFVTVVIFVMKIFDIIYAMTGGQYNTSVLAVDFYSQLFSFQNPGKAAAVVIILMIAVVPLIVYQVRSYKAQEELR, from the coding sequence GTGATCCTCGGACTCGGGGTCTCCTTGCTGATCTTCTGGAGCCTGAACTGGCTCGTTGAGAGGACCAACAACCGGTGGAAGACCCGGCTGCTGCCCTATGTTTTCCTCGCCCCGGTCTTCGTGCTTGTGTCGATCTTCCTCCTTTACCCGGCCCTGCGGACGGTCGTGCAGAGTTTCACGCAGACCAGTCAGCGGCGCGGTGAGGGCGACACTTTCGTCGGCCTTCAAAACTACAGCGAGCTGGTGACGGACCCCGGTTTCCTCGGGGTTCTGCTCAACAACCTCCTCTGGGTACTTGTCGTACCGGCCGTGAGCGTCATCATCGGCCTCACCGTGGCGATTCTCACGGACAAATTGGGTAAGCGCCGGGAAACGGCCTTCAAGTCCATGATCTTCCTGCCCATGGCCATCAGCGGTGTCGCAGCGGCCGTGACGTGGCGCTTCATCTACTTCTATGCGCCGCCGGGAAACCCGCAGATTTATCTGCTCAACGCCCTTTGGACGGGTGTCACCGGCCAGGACCCCGTCCCGTGGCTGACCTTGGACTCCGGACGCCTCAACAGTTTCCTCATCATGTGCATCGCCATATGGCTGCAGGTCGGCTTCGCGATGGTGCTCCTCTCCGCGGCCATTAAGGCCGTCCCGGAGGAAACCATCGAGGCCGCACGGCTCGACGGCGCGAGCGAGCGGCGGGCCTTCTTCCTGGTCATTGTTCCGCAGATTCGCGGCACGATCCTCGCGGTCTTCGTCACGGTGGTCATTTTCGTCATGAAGATCTTCGACATCATCTACGCGATGACCGGAGGCCAGTACAACACCAGTGTCCTCGCCGTGGATTTCTACTCCCAGCTGTTCAGCTTCCAGAATCCCGGCAAGGCAGCCGCCGTGGTCATTATCTTGATGATCGCTGTCGTGCCCCTCATCGTTTACCAGGTCCGCAGCTATAAAGCGCAGGAGGAACTCCGGTGA
- a CDS encoding M20/M25/M40 family metallo-hydrolase encodes MDTLGNEVTRLLQDLVRIPSVNPSLAPDGNGESAIAAHLSQWAVDQGLSADIIDDKDGRPSVLLRSGPPHAGFPTLLLCGHLDTVGFGAMADPLEPRIEGDCLYGRGAYDMKAGLAAALIACREVARQGIGVNVVVAAVADEEHGSLGIQRILGRLEADAAIVTEPTEMAIGVAHRGFVWTEIEVKGVAAHGSRPHLGVDAIARTGALLTGLERLNASLATRAHPLLGPSIVHASLIQGGQEASTIPERCLVTIEHRTLPSQSVEDVEDGIRRLLKECSEADGQFVAEARTTMCRPPLETSVDHPLVTALAGAYTGVRSGSPDVVGMSYWADSAFIASRGIPTVLFGPGGEGAHADVEWASITDTIDCTRILIEVARSMEHS; translated from the coding sequence ATGGACACTCTCGGCAACGAGGTCACCCGACTCCTCCAGGACCTGGTCAGGATCCCCTCGGTCAACCCCTCCCTCGCGCCGGATGGGAACGGGGAGTCCGCGATCGCAGCCCACCTCAGTCAATGGGCGGTGGACCAGGGGCTGTCCGCCGACATCATCGACGACAAAGACGGAAGACCGAGCGTCCTCCTTCGTAGCGGACCCCCACACGCAGGTTTCCCCACGCTGCTCCTGTGCGGGCACCTGGACACCGTGGGCTTCGGTGCCATGGCGGACCCGCTCGAACCGCGGATCGAGGGCGACTGCCTCTACGGGCGCGGCGCCTACGACATGAAGGCCGGCCTCGCCGCCGCGCTCATCGCGTGCCGGGAAGTTGCACGGCAGGGCATCGGCGTCAACGTGGTCGTTGCCGCGGTCGCGGACGAGGAGCACGGCAGCCTCGGCATCCAGCGCATCCTGGGACGCCTCGAAGCAGACGCCGCAATCGTCACGGAGCCAACAGAGATGGCCATCGGCGTCGCGCACCGCGGATTCGTCTGGACCGAGATCGAGGTCAAAGGCGTCGCCGCGCACGGCTCACGCCCCCACCTCGGCGTCGACGCGATCGCCAGAACCGGGGCCTTACTGACTGGCCTCGAGCGTCTCAACGCTTCCCTCGCCACCAGGGCTCACCCGCTCCTTGGGCCCTCGATCGTGCATGCCTCGCTCATTCAGGGCGGACAGGAAGCCTCAACCATCCCCGAACGCTGCCTCGTAACCATCGAGCACCGCACACTCCCAAGCCAGAGTGTTGAGGACGTTGAAGACGGCATCCGCCGGCTGCTGAAGGAATGCTCTGAGGCGGACGGGCAGTTCGTCGCCGAAGCACGCACCACGATGTGCCGCCCGCCGCTCGAAACTTCGGTCGATCACCCGCTCGTAACCGCCCTCGCCGGCGCATACACGGGTGTGCGGAGCGGCAGCCCTGACGTCGTCGGTATGAGCTACTGGGCCGATTCCGCCTTCATCGCCTCCCGCGGGATCCCGACAGTCCTTTTCGGTCCCGGCGGAGAAGGCGCCCACGCCGATGTCGAATGGGCGAGCATCACCGACACCATCGACTGCACGCGAATCCTCATCGAAGTCGCCCGATCAATGGAGCATAGCTAA
- a CDS encoding M20 family metallo-hydrolase, with protein MTTVPSASVAPDQLAIDGNRLWKFLMDLAEIGAYDDQATGLVGINRQALTDGDREGRRLIILWMEEAGLEVSIDEMGNIFGRREGLEPCLDALMAGSHIDTVATAGAFDGCLGVLGALEVVRSLNDAGIQTRRPIVIAAWTEEEGVRFSTDMLGSAVAAGRLSLDYAYDLADEGGLRFGDELERIGFKGPRPVRLDSPHAYVECHIEQGPVLAQEGYAVGVVTGVQAISWQKVTLHGRAAHAGTTPIGLRIDAGLAAAQIIVEARRMVNSGEYGQLRATVGHIRASPGLPSVVPDLAEITVDLRNPDDTLMAKAEADLEEFFAALPETQPGLRVEARRVARTRAVSFSNEIQDVIDASADTHGFDTMRLTSGAGHDAQEMAAITPTAMIFVRGQYDGISYNPREYSTPEDCAAGISVLAKTMLELSA; from the coding sequence ATGACGACTGTTCCCAGTGCCAGCGTCGCACCCGACCAGCTGGCGATCGACGGCAACCGGCTGTGGAAGTTCCTGATGGATCTGGCCGAAATTGGGGCGTACGACGATCAGGCGACGGGTCTCGTCGGTATCAACCGGCAAGCCCTCACCGATGGAGACCGCGAGGGGCGCCGCCTCATCATCTTATGGATGGAAGAGGCCGGCCTCGAGGTGAGCATCGACGAGATGGGCAACATCTTCGGCCGGCGCGAAGGCCTTGAACCTTGTCTGGATGCGTTGATGGCCGGTTCGCACATCGACACAGTGGCCACTGCAGGCGCCTTCGATGGATGCCTCGGCGTCCTCGGCGCCCTCGAGGTGGTCCGCTCGCTCAATGACGCCGGGATTCAGACCCGCCGCCCGATCGTGATCGCCGCCTGGACCGAGGAAGAAGGCGTGAGGTTCAGTACGGACATGCTCGGCTCAGCCGTCGCTGCAGGGCGGTTGAGCCTCGACTACGCCTATGATCTCGCCGACGAGGGTGGGCTGCGATTCGGCGACGAGCTCGAGCGCATCGGATTCAAGGGACCGCGCCCGGTCCGGCTTGACTCGCCGCACGCCTACGTCGAATGCCACATCGAGCAAGGCCCCGTCCTTGCGCAGGAGGGCTACGCCGTAGGCGTCGTCACCGGGGTGCAGGCGATCTCCTGGCAGAAGGTGACCCTCCACGGCCGCGCCGCCCACGCCGGGACTACCCCGATCGGGCTGCGCATCGACGCAGGCCTTGCCGCCGCCCAGATCATTGTCGAGGCCCGCCGCATGGTGAACTCCGGCGAGTATGGCCAGCTGCGCGCCACCGTTGGGCACATCCGCGCATCGCCCGGCCTTCCCAGCGTCGTCCCGGATCTTGCAGAGATCACTGTTGACTTGCGCAACCCCGACGACACCCTCATGGCCAAGGCGGAGGCTGATCTGGAGGAGTTCTTCGCCGCGCTGCCCGAAACCCAGCCTGGCCTGCGCGTGGAGGCCAGGCGCGTGGCCAGGACCCGGGCCGTATCCTTCAGTAACGAGATTCAGGACGTGATCGATGCCTCGGCCGACACCCATGGCTTTGACACCATGCGCCTGACGTCAGGCGCCGGGCACGACGCCCAGGAGATGGCCGCCATCACCCCGACAGCGATGATCTTCGTCCGCGGCCAGTACGACGGCATCAGCTACAACCCCCGCGAATACTCAACCCCCGAGGACTGCGCGGCCGGCATCTCCGTCTTGGCAAAGACCATGCTGGAGCTGAGCGCATGA
- a CDS encoding LacI family DNA-binding transcriptional regulator, whose protein sequence is MDDVAAVAGVSGATVSRVLNGTGGVSVSTKHRVEAALTSVGYHHNRVAGSLAGGRTMMIGVALPFQGFPASTVLGVVVRIAANHNYAVLVGESGNDPSSNLRTLNSFIERRVDGIIFAAEEVLVPPEPLVEKVPLIFLDPRRITGYLAQSNPTENRGTLSLHAARMGRQSAERLLQAIQRDPKPVL, encoded by the coding sequence ATGGATGACGTGGCCGCCGTCGCTGGAGTGTCGGGTGCCACGGTATCCCGTGTGCTCAACGGAACAGGGGGCGTGAGCGTCTCCACAAAGCACAGGGTTGAAGCAGCCCTTACCAGCGTGGGCTACCACCACAACCGAGTCGCAGGGTCTCTCGCAGGCGGACGGACGATGATGATCGGTGTCGCCCTCCCATTTCAGGGCTTTCCGGCCTCCACGGTACTAGGTGTCGTCGTCCGCATAGCAGCCAACCATAATTATGCGGTCCTGGTCGGAGAGTCCGGCAATGACCCCTCGTCCAACCTAAGAACCCTGAACAGTTTCATTGAACGCCGCGTGGACGGCATCATCTTCGCCGCAGAGGAGGTCCTCGTACCACCAGAGCCACTGGTAGAAAAGGTTCCGCTCATATTTCTTGATCCCCGCCGCATAACTGGCTATCTCGCGCAATCTAACCCCACCGAGAACCGGGGAACCCTCAGCCTCCATGCGGCTCGAATGGGTAGGCAGAGCGCCGAACGCCTCCTGCAGGCGATCCAGCGAGACCCCAAGCCGGTGCTCTAA
- a CDS encoding alpha-galactosidase, whose amino-acid sequence MTFHLSVADTSVVIDASAPGVPAILHWGPSLGALSEQHLSALVASLVPQHVSGGLDVPARLSVMPQEAFGWQGTPGFTGHRQGTHIFPAFRLTSIEQTDVDGGQRVAFTADDEVAGLRASGSISLTAAGVLRQQLSVTNTGESDYEVRSLLAVVPLPDSAVEVLDTTGRHLRERSPQRYALTQGSHRRESRRGRPGADATVVLAAGTRSFGFETGLVHAVHLAWSGNHQLSAEKTPTGQAFLSAGELLLPEEIILAPGETYAAPEMLASWGNGLNELSARFHEEVRARPVHPVRPRPVTLNTWEAVYFDHDLGRLTRLADTAAALGVERFVLDDGWFDGRRDDTSSLGDWFVDPDVWPDGLSPLIDHVRGLGMEFGLWFEPEMINLDSKLAEAHPEWIIQAEGRLPISGRQQHVLNLAIPEAYNYILECIDSILSAHDIAYIKWDHNRDLLDSADASTGRPVVHSNVQALYRLMRTLKDRHPGLEIESCASGGARVDLGVLQHTDRIWTSDCIDPIERLTIQKYTGILLPPELMGMHISGPTSHSTGRTHTLPFRAATAIFGHYGIEWDISKLTATETEHLKEWIDLHLQWRDILHTGHVVHADLPDPAMDLRGTVASDKSAALFAYSLTASSASYPPGKLTFPGLDPHRAYAVRLSSPYTSLPGNGQSPLAWAEASLTGNPLELTGRTLSHVGIQAPVLFPEQSILIEFHTAGGSV is encoded by the coding sequence ATGACCTTCCATTTGTCCGTGGCGGACACGAGCGTCGTCATCGACGCATCTGCACCCGGGGTCCCGGCCATCCTGCACTGGGGACCGTCCCTGGGGGCTCTGAGTGAGCAGCACCTTTCAGCATTGGTGGCATCACTGGTGCCACAGCATGTTTCCGGGGGGCTCGATGTCCCGGCTCGACTGTCCGTCATGCCGCAGGAAGCGTTCGGCTGGCAGGGAACTCCAGGCTTCACTGGCCACCGCCAGGGCACACATATCTTTCCCGCGTTCCGCCTCACCTCGATTGAACAGACGGACGTAGATGGGGGTCAGCGCGTAGCGTTCACGGCCGATGATGAGGTCGCCGGTCTTCGCGCTAGCGGGTCGATCAGCCTCACCGCCGCTGGTGTTCTGCGCCAGCAGCTGTCGGTGACGAACACCGGTGAGTCCGACTACGAGGTGCGGTCCTTGCTGGCCGTTGTTCCCCTGCCGGATTCAGCGGTCGAGGTCCTGGACACAACCGGGCGTCATCTGCGTGAGCGGAGCCCGCAACGCTATGCGCTCACCCAAGGGAGCCACCGGAGGGAAAGCCGGCGTGGCAGGCCCGGCGCCGATGCCACCGTGGTGCTGGCTGCCGGCACTCGGTCCTTCGGATTCGAGACAGGTCTGGTGCACGCCGTGCACCTGGCCTGGAGTGGAAATCATCAACTCAGCGCCGAGAAGACTCCGACCGGTCAGGCCTTCCTCAGCGCCGGTGAACTGCTCCTCCCGGAAGAAATAATCCTTGCCCCCGGTGAAACCTATGCTGCCCCCGAGATGCTGGCCTCGTGGGGCAATGGGCTCAACGAGCTGTCCGCCCGCTTCCATGAGGAGGTCCGGGCGCGCCCGGTTCACCCCGTCAGACCCCGACCTGTCACCCTCAATACGTGGGAGGCCGTGTACTTCGACCACGACCTGGGACGTCTGACCCGTCTCGCGGATACGGCCGCTGCCTTGGGCGTAGAGCGGTTTGTCCTCGATGACGGCTGGTTCGATGGCCGTCGCGATGACACTTCGAGCCTGGGCGACTGGTTCGTCGACCCCGATGTCTGGCCCGACGGTTTGTCCCCGCTGATCGACCACGTGCGCGGCCTCGGCATGGAGTTCGGGCTCTGGTTCGAACCAGAGATGATCAACCTCGACTCCAAACTCGCAGAGGCCCATCCCGAATGGATCATTCAGGCCGAAGGCAGGCTCCCGATATCGGGCCGGCAGCAGCACGTCCTGAACCTGGCCATTCCCGAGGCGTACAACTACATCCTGGAGTGCATTGACTCCATCCTCAGCGCCCATGACATCGCCTACATCAAGTGGGACCACAACCGGGACCTGCTCGACTCAGCCGACGCGAGCACCGGGCGCCCCGTCGTCCACAGCAACGTCCAGGCCCTCTACCGCCTGATGCGCACCCTCAAGGACCGGCACCCCGGACTGGAGATCGAAAGCTGCGCCTCCGGTGGAGCCCGCGTGGACCTCGGCGTGCTCCAGCACACCGACCGTATCTGGACCAGTGACTGCATCGATCCGATCGAGCGCCTGACCATCCAGAAGTACACCGGGATCCTCCTACCGCCCGAACTCATGGGAATGCACATCAGCGGACCCACCTCCCACTCCACCGGACGCACCCACACCCTGCCCTTCCGGGCCGCGACCGCGATCTTCGGCCACTACGGCATCGAATGGGACATCTCGAAGCTCACCGCCACCGAGACCGAGCACCTCAAGGAGTGGATCGACCTTCACCTTCAATGGCGGGACATCCTCCACACCGGACACGTCGTCCACGCGGACCTGCCCGACCCGGCAATGGATCTCCGCGGAACCGTCGCGTCCGACAAGTCCGCTGCCCTCTTCGCCTACTCCCTCACCGCCTCCAGCGCGTCCTACCCACCAGGAAAACTCACCTTCCCGGGCCTCGACCCACACCGCGCCTACGCGGTGCGACTCTCCAGCCCCTACACATCCCTGCCCGGCAACGGCCAGTCACCCCTCGCCTGGGCAGAAGCGTCTCTGACAGGAAACCCCCTGGAACTTACCGGACGCACCCTCTCCCACGTCGGCATCCAGGCACCTGTCCTGTTCCCGGAGCAGTCCATCCTGATCGAGTTCCATACAGCCGGTGGGAGTGTCTAA
- a CDS encoding LysR family transcriptional regulator has protein sequence MYSVNRLRLLREVSIRGTLAAAAQALGYNPSSVSHQLRLLEDEAGVRLLEPVGRKVRLTQEAHILVRHTEGILQHLESAEAEISLTQQVVRGTVRVASFQTANHTLIPPALTSLKAEHPNLQVCVAHISAELAVPALLARDFDIVLQEEYPAHPRPAVEGAEITTIGMDPLLLLTPADERSARLEDLTDRHWVMEPQGTQARSWAEAQCRGAGFEPRIAYESSDVLLHVRLVAAGLAVGLVPGLALAASDARSVRAHPLQNEPARRIVTAVRRGGGHAPAIAAVRQQVSRTAVQQITG, from the coding sequence ATGTACAGCGTGAACAGACTGAGGCTGCTGCGGGAAGTGAGCATTCGGGGAACGCTGGCAGCCGCAGCGCAGGCGCTGGGATACAACCCGTCATCGGTTTCACATCAACTGCGACTACTCGAGGACGAAGCCGGCGTTCGACTCCTTGAACCGGTCGGACGGAAGGTCAGGCTCACGCAGGAGGCACACATCCTCGTCCGGCACACCGAAGGCATACTCCAGCACCTGGAGAGCGCAGAGGCAGAAATTTCCCTGACGCAGCAAGTCGTGCGTGGAACGGTGCGCGTCGCCTCGTTTCAGACCGCCAACCACACACTAATTCCTCCGGCACTGACGTCCCTCAAAGCAGAGCACCCCAACCTCCAGGTCTGCGTCGCGCATATCTCCGCGGAACTGGCGGTACCGGCGCTGCTCGCACGCGACTTCGACATCGTGCTTCAAGAGGAATATCCCGCTCACCCGAGGCCCGCCGTCGAAGGGGCTGAAATCACGACCATCGGCATGGATCCACTTCTGCTCCTCACACCGGCGGACGAGCGATCAGCACGTTTGGAAGACCTTACCGACCGGCACTGGGTCATGGAGCCTCAGGGCACGCAGGCGAGAAGCTGGGCTGAAGCCCAATGCCGAGGTGCCGGTTTCGAGCCCCGAATCGCCTACGAGTCCTCCGATGTGTTGCTCCATGTCCGGCTCGTAGCCGCCGGCCTCGCCGTCGGCCTCGTCCCCGGGCTCGCCCTGGCCGCATCTGACGCGCGAAGCGTGCGGGCCCATCCGTTGCAGAACGAACCCGCACGCCGGATTGTGACCGCAGTCCGCCGGGGCGGTGGCCACGCACCTGCCATAGCCGCGGTGCGCCAGCAAGTCAGCCGAACAGCAGTACAGCAAATAACTGGTTGA
- a CDS encoding ABC transporter substrate-binding protein has protein sequence MRLQSKIASTVTFALALALTGCSGSNTGEGGESSGEPITILGAFTDAQAEAFQADLDKWSETSGIEVTYDGNTDFQTAVVSRATAGNPPDIAIYPQPGVLKSQTSNLYPLEELGIDVEAITADEANGLGTIAQVDGQTYALPYSINVKSLVWYNPSAFEAAGLTVPTTDAELTELQQTIIEQDLGTPWCVGLESGAATGWPATDWLEEYVLRYGGLEQYNAWIAGDVTFDSDLVKQAGDKVASQLLEDGKVNGGGAAAATTSFQTAGNQLFAEGKDNGQCFMMRQGSFISDFFPDDIKAQIQAGDLSNIDFFQLPSPEGTDVAMLGGGDLVGAFTNSDETKQVLEYLVSKDFGTNGYASQAIFLSPHNDFDASNYTTEFQKKAQELLSESTVFGFDASDQMPGEVGAGTEWTQLTNWFSGQTTMEEAFKAIDASWPDR, from the coding sequence ATGAGGCTTCAAAGCAAGATCGCCAGCACAGTAACCTTCGCGTTGGCTCTCGCTCTCACCGGCTGCAGCGGCAGCAACACCGGAGAGGGAGGCGAGAGCAGTGGAGAGCCGATCACCATCCTCGGTGCTTTCACCGACGCCCAAGCAGAAGCTTTCCAGGCGGACCTCGACAAGTGGTCAGAAACGTCCGGTATTGAGGTTACCTACGACGGCAACACCGACTTTCAGACGGCAGTCGTGTCCCGTGCTACCGCCGGGAACCCGCCGGACATCGCCATCTACCCTCAGCCCGGTGTGCTGAAAAGCCAGACCTCGAACCTGTACCCGCTGGAGGAACTGGGCATTGACGTGGAAGCCATCACGGCCGATGAAGCCAACGGTCTGGGCACGATCGCGCAAGTAGACGGTCAGACGTATGCGCTTCCATATTCGATCAATGTGAAGTCACTGGTCTGGTACAACCCGAGCGCGTTCGAGGCGGCAGGACTCACTGTGCCGACGACGGACGCCGAGCTCACGGAGTTGCAGCAAACCATTATTGAGCAGGATCTTGGCACCCCCTGGTGTGTGGGTCTGGAATCCGGCGCAGCAACCGGGTGGCCGGCAACCGATTGGCTCGAGGAGTACGTCCTGCGATACGGCGGGCTCGAGCAGTACAACGCCTGGATTGCCGGGGATGTGACCTTCGACAGTGATCTCGTCAAGCAAGCAGGCGACAAGGTCGCCAGCCAGCTGCTGGAAGACGGCAAGGTCAACGGTGGCGGTGCTGCGGCCGCAACCACGTCGTTCCAGACCGCCGGCAACCAGCTCTTCGCCGAAGGCAAGGACAACGGTCAGTGTTTCATGATGCGTCAGGGGTCGTTCATCTCGGACTTCTTCCCCGATGACATCAAGGCTCAGATCCAGGCTGGCGACCTGTCGAACATCGACTTCTTCCAGCTCCCCTCGCCCGAGGGAACCGACGTGGCGATGCTCGGCGGCGGTGATCTCGTCGGAGCGTTCACCAACTCCGATGAGACCAAGCAGGTCCTCGAATACCTCGTGAGCAAGGACTTCGGGACCAATGGATATGCCAGCCAGGCGATCTTCCTCTCCCCCCACAACGATTTCGACGCCTCGAACTACACCACGGAGTTCCAGAAGAAGGCACAGGAGCTTCTGTCCGAGTCCACGGTCTTCGGCTTCGATGCTTCCGACCAGATGCCAGGCGAAGTAGGCGCAGGCACCGAGTGGACGCAACTCACGAACTGGTTCTCGGGCCAGACCACCATGGAGGAAGCCTTCAAGGCCATCGACGCATCCTGGCCCGACCGGTAA
- a CDS encoding diaminopropionate ammonia-lyase, which yields MTVTVRPWSFTRRPEPWVFADEPTPASEFHRSMPGYAPSPLIPVPTLAERWGVASVWVKDESDRLGLPAFKVLGASWAVNRAISATAGKPPARTLQELQTLAADNRTTLITATDGNHGRALAYMARLLDLPARIYVPGGLPESTAEAIRGEGATVIDTGVIYDNAVALAAAETTGRELLIQDTAWQGYEETPAWIIDGYSTLFAEIDQQLPEPATTVAVPTGVGSLLQAALQHYRAADRLIRPSVLAVEPATAACVTASLAASRPVSVDTSAPTSMTGLNCGTVSATAWPPIHASLDAAIGVTDSEAQQALEFLHQEGIPVGPCGAASLAGLTAAWAAPEGAEILGLGPDACVVLLSTEGAAANEGRR from the coding sequence ATGACCGTCACCGTTCGCCCTTGGTCCTTCACTCGGCGCCCCGAACCCTGGGTCTTCGCAGACGAGCCCACCCCTGCGTCGGAGTTCCACCGCAGCATGCCCGGCTACGCCCCCAGCCCCCTCATTCCAGTGCCGACCCTGGCTGAACGCTGGGGCGTCGCCTCGGTCTGGGTCAAGGACGAATCCGACCGCCTGGGCCTGCCCGCCTTCAAAGTCCTCGGCGCCTCCTGGGCCGTGAACCGGGCGATCAGCGCCACGGCGGGCAAACCCCCGGCACGGACACTGCAGGAACTCCAAACCCTGGCGGCCGACAATCGGACCACACTCATTACCGCCACCGACGGCAACCACGGCCGCGCGCTGGCTTACATGGCCCGCCTCCTGGACCTGCCCGCCCGGATCTACGTCCCGGGCGGCCTGCCGGAAAGCACCGCGGAAGCCATCCGTGGGGAGGGCGCCACCGTCATCGACACCGGTGTCATCTACGACAACGCCGTAGCCCTCGCAGCGGCCGAGACAACAGGGCGCGAGCTGCTCATCCAGGACACGGCATGGCAGGGCTACGAGGAAACCCCCGCCTGGATCATCGACGGCTACTCCACGCTGTTCGCCGAGATCGATCAACAGCTTCCCGAACCGGCCACGACCGTGGCCGTGCCGACCGGGGTCGGGTCCCTCCTGCAGGCAGCCCTCCAGCACTACCGTGCCGCGGACAGACTCATCCGGCCGAGTGTCCTGGCCGTCGAACCCGCAACCGCCGCTTGCGTCACCGCGTCCCTCGCCGCCAGTCGGCCCGTCAGCGTGGACACCTCAGCCCCGACCTCCATGACCGGGCTGAACTGCGGAACGGTGTCCGCAACAGCCTGGCCTCCCATTCATGCAAGCCTCGACGCGGCAATCGGGGTCACCGACTCCGAGGCCCAGCAGGCCCTCGAATTCCTTCATCAAGAGGGCATCCCCGTCGGACCATGCGGTGCCGCGTCGCTTGCCGGACTCACCGCCGCCTGGGCCGCCCCCGAGGGCGCCGAGATCCTCGGTCTCGGCCCCGACGCATGCGTCGTCCTGCTGAGCACCGAAGGCGCGGCGGCGAACGAAGGACGGCGCTGA
- a CDS encoding carbohydrate ABC transporter permease, which yields MTVIPTPVVDSDHRPRTVNIHRKKRRVNAAGEAQKPHVLTTVIMGVIALAWLFPLIGLLITSFRTKAGVDATGWWTVFVDPFGQGWTGQNFVDAWASLDVGTTFWNSVAVTVPATVLPVMIAAMAAYAFTFFQFRGKEIYFGIVLGLMVVPVQLAIIPVLQLFVWFGETTGIQIIGQYPAAWIVHATFAMPLAIYMLRNYMQTLPNSLIEAAKIDGASHFQIFWRLIVPMSVPALASFAIFQFLWVWNDFLVAYIFIQSGPNAVMTQGLYTLLGQYGQGWQRVAAGSFITLVVPLLIFFGLQRFFVRGLTAGSVK from the coding sequence GTGACAGTTATCCCAACCCCCGTGGTGGATTCAGACCACCGCCCCAGGACGGTCAATATCCACCGGAAAAAACGACGCGTCAACGCCGCCGGCGAAGCCCAAAAACCTCACGTCCTCACCACCGTGATCATGGGCGTCATCGCCCTGGCGTGGCTCTTCCCCCTGATCGGCTTGCTCATCACGAGTTTCCGCACCAAGGCCGGAGTCGATGCCACCGGCTGGTGGACGGTCTTCGTTGACCCCTTCGGACAGGGTTGGACCGGGCAGAACTTCGTGGACGCGTGGGCTTCCCTGGACGTTGGCACCACCTTCTGGAACTCGGTCGCCGTCACCGTTCCCGCGACCGTCCTGCCGGTCATGATCGCGGCTATGGCCGCCTACGCCTTCACGTTCTTTCAGTTCCGCGGCAAGGAAATCTACTTCGGTATCGTCCTTGGTCTGATGGTCGTCCCGGTCCAACTGGCCATCATCCCCGTCCTTCAACTGTTCGTCTGGTTCGGGGAGACCACCGGTATCCAGATCATCGGCCAGTATCCGGCCGCGTGGATCGTCCACGCGACGTTCGCGATGCCTCTGGCCATCTACATGCTCCGCAATTACATGCAGACACTGCCTAACTCCCTCATCGAGGCAGCTAAAATTGACGGCGCAAGCCACTTCCAGATTTTTTGGAGGCTTATCGTCCCTATGTCCGTCCCCGCCCTGGCATCCTTCGCAATTTTTCAGTTCCTCTGGGTCTGGAACGACTTCCTCGTCGCGTACATCTTCATCCAGAGCGGACCCAATGCCGTGATGACCCAAGGCCTTTACACGCTGCTCGGACAATACGGACAGGGCTGGCAGCGCGTCGCCGCCGGATCCTTCATCACTCTCGTGGTGCCCCTACTCATCTTCTTCGGACTGCAGCGCTTCTTCGTACGCGGACTCACCGCGGGCAGTGTGAAGTAG